The genomic window AGTGCGCTTGTATTTAGCGCACTTTTAGTAGCTTGAAAATGTTGTAAAAATTAGCTTTATAGATTTGCAGTTAAGGCTCTACGTTTAAGTGCAGACAAGTGTTTAGTGATATCAATTTCTTTAGGACAGGCAGCTACGCAGTTAAATACAGTGTAGCACTTCCATAAACCTTTGCTGCTGTCCAATACTTTCAATCTTTGCGAAGCACCTTGATCTCGGCTGTCAAAAATGAACCGATAGGCTTTCAACATAGCTGCGGGTCCTAAATAATCAGGATTGCTCCATGTAGAAGGGCAAGATTGAGTACATGCGCCACAAAGAATACACCTTGTAGCTTCTTCAATAAGAGCGTGCTCCTCAGGCGTTTGTAAACGTTCTATTTCAGGCGCAGGGTCATTGTTTATCAAAAATGGGCTGATGGCTTCATACTTCTTCCAAAATTCAGTTTGGTCAACCACTAAGTCCTTAATCACAGGTAGACCAGGCAGAGGTGCAATCGTAACTTTTCCTGTTTTAGCAAATTCTTTCATCAAAGTAGCGCAGGCTAGTTTATTCAGTCCGTTGATTTGCATGGCATCAGAGCCACAAACAGCATGTGCACATGAACGTCGGTAAGTCAAAGTACCATCAATATGCCATTTGATATAATTGAGTACATCTAATACTCTGTCCATTAGGTCGGCTTCAACGGTATAAGTTTCCCAATGAGGTTCTTTATCCACATCAGGATTAAAACGCTTGATCTCAACCGTAAATTTTTGGGTTGCCATATTCCGAATAGCAAAACTATACAATTTCAACTATACTACAAAAAATTGATAAGAAAAGTTTTGTCAATATGGATAAGGTAAAATCCACTTTTTAGGTCTGAAAGTATCTTTTTCCTCCATTAAATTAACTTTGGGGTCTATCAGCAATTGACTAGGTCTGCCATTGAGCGTAACATACACTTCTGCTCGAACTTCGGGCTTGTATACGCCTTTTTTTTCGTAGTATTTGCCTAAAAAATGAGCAAATTGTAGAATCATGTCGGGTTGCATAGCCATTTGTTTTTCTTGATGTTCGTTCAAAAATTCACGATTGTTTACTACTCCTTCTTTTCCTGTACGTGTATCTTTTACATAAAAAGTTGCTGTTCCTGCTTTTTCCATTAGCATTACTCGCCAAGAAAAGCGGTAGCCTTCTTCGGTCCAAAATAAGTTTCCACTGTATAGCAAATATCGCCAAGGGTACAGTATTTGAAAAACAACATAAAAGCCCAAAATATATTTAAGCCATTTAGGCATAGGCTGAATAGTGAAAGCGCTACTTTCAGTCTTTTTTATCCATTTGTCAAACTCAAAAAAGATAAGAGTGGCTACTATCATAACTAAGGGAAATACTCCTATTTGAAAAAGAATTCCTACAATAGTGTGAAAAACAATTACAGCCACATAAGCATAAGGGCGAGATTTTCGCCACATTAACCAAAATGGAATAGTACAGTCATACAACATTCCTGCCCATGAAAAAATGTAAGGCGTGTATTTCCAAGCAAACAAACTACCAATAATAGGTAAATGGTAATGAGCAGGTAGCCATATTTTCAAAGGTAAAGCATGAATAAGCCAATCGTAGTTTATTTTAGCTAGCCCTGCATATATGTACAAGAGTGAAATTTGAAACTTAAATAGGTATATTACCCAAGCAGGGATATAAGCACTGCGGTCTGTAATGGGAGGAGGGGAAGGAATCAAACATAGCAAAAAACAGACTAAGCTCACAAAATAATAATGGTTAAGATAGTAGGTTAAGTCTATCAACTCTGTGTAGGTAAAAGATACAAATAGGGTGATAGCCGAAATTCTATACACTATTTTAGTACCAACTGCTACGCCTATGCTAGCTAATATCATCAAAATGTGGATTATGTATAGCCCTGTACGGCTTACAGGTTCTACCCATTCAAAGCCCCAGTATTTGAAGTGAAATACGGGTTTTACGTAATGGTCTTCTATCCAGCCTAGTGCCATAAAACGCACAGCACTGATAATCATCAACAAGCCCCATCCCATTCGGAATACTTGAAAAGGTAGTGCAGGAATGGGCTTGTGTAAAAATGCATTTAATCTTATTGTAAAGCTCACAAAAGCAAATTTAAGATATTTAGCTGTATAATGTGAAGTTTAGTCAGATTTTAAGTGTAATGGATATTATTTGAGCGAATAAATTTTGATATTTAGGATTTGATTTTTTTGGGTTGCATCTTGCTGACGCAAGGGTCGTGGCATTCCGCACGTAGCCCCTAGCACGTTGCCCTTGTGGGCATAAGCGAAGCGAAACACCCACAAAGGCGCGTCCAAAAAAATAAAAATTCAATCTTCAATATCCTTTGTGCAAAGCAAAATCTAAAATAAAAAAACCTTACAGAGCTAAACTCTGTAAGGTTTTGAAAAAACAGTGCTTTTTAGCTATTGAATTTCAATTTTCTTAGTGATTACTTGGTTTCCAATGTTGATGTTCATTAGGTACATGCCTGCAGCAAGCCCACTAGCATCGAGAGTAATAGTGTAGGAACCTGCATCCATAGTACCTTGATTGTAGAAGCCTACTTCTTTGCCTGTCAAATCAAGAATACGAATGGATACATTTTCTTGTTTAGCAAGATTGAACTGAACATGAGTTTGACCTACGAAGGGGTTAGGATAAACATTTACCTCAGTGTTTTGTAAGTCCAATAATACAGGTTCTACACTTGTAGGCACATTGATTTTTTGTTGCAAAGCGTTATGTACAGGTCTTGCATTTACATTGCTGCTATACTCTTGGATAGCATATACTACGTACATTTTGTTTACGTCAGCAGCTACGGCACCATAATTATTAGGTATGGTATAAGTATAATTTTGAGTATATACTCCGCCGTCAGCGGTAGTGCTAGGAATGCTGCCTGCTGTACCCCAAGGGCCACCTAAACAAGCACGAAGTACATGTCTATGTGCAAAACCTACGATAGGGTTACCCGCACCGTAGTAGGGATGTCCTGCAACAGTATTGTAATAGTTAGCTTGGTTATATTGAGAGTTATTAGGACCTATAACACTATCTTGTATCACATAGCAGTTTAGACGAAAATCTCCTGTAACCGCCGCACGGAAGGTTGCTGTTACAGTTACGTTTAATTGGCGTGTAGAAGGATTATAGGTATGAGAGCCACTAATTTCAGCAGGTACAATGTGATTTAAACGGGTACCCATTCTTGACATCCATACGGATCGGCTTAGTCCAGGTCCATCTGTGGGGAACTTGTAGTGGTCAACAGTACCATAAGGATATCCGGTAGCAAAAGCACTGTTGATAGTATTACCATCCGTGAATGCCATACCATCCCCATTATGTACAGCAATACCAATAGCATTAGGATAAGTATTGAGTACTTGCTCCATAATTACTGCACCATCAGGGCAGAATTGACACCAAGCCCCTGTACCTTCAAACAGTATGGCTCGCTTAACAGGAACACTGCTTACTGCTGCCATTTGTGCAGTTGCGGTATCATTACTGGGGTTGACATCAGGTCCAGTGCTTAGTGCGCTAGCCCAAACTTTAATATTGTATGTACCAGGGCTAGTGATATTCAAAGGCGTAGAGTGAGTAAAGTTGTATGTTGCACCATAGGCTAAATTGATACTAGTTAA from Bacteroidia bacterium includes these protein-coding regions:
- a CDS encoding succinate dehydrogenase iron-sulfur subunit; this translates as MATQKFTVEIKRFNPDVDKEPHWETYTVEADLMDRVLDVLNYIKWHIDGTLTYRRSCAHAVCGSDAMQINGLNKLACATLMKEFAKTGKVTIAPLPGLPVIKDLVVDQTEFWKKYEAISPFLINNDPAPEIERLQTPEEHALIEEATRCILCGACTQSCPSTWSNPDYLGPAAMLKAYRFIFDSRDQGASQRLKVLDSSKGLWKCYTVFNCVAACPKEIDITKHLSALKRRALTANL
- a CDS encoding HTTM domain-containing protein → MSFTIRLNAFLHKPIPALPFQVFRMGWGLLMIISAVRFMALGWIEDHYVKPVFHFKYWGFEWVEPVSRTGLYIIHILMILASIGVAVGTKIVYRISAITLFVSFTYTELIDLTYYLNHYYFVSLVCFLLCLIPSPPPITDRSAYIPAWVIYLFKFQISLLYIYAGLAKINYDWLIHALPLKIWLPAHYHLPIIGSLFAWKYTPYIFSWAGMLYDCTIPFWLMWRKSRPYAYVAVIVFHTIVGILFQIGVFPLVMIVATLIFFEFDKWIKKTESSAFTIQPMPKWLKYILGFYVVFQILYPWRYLLYSGNLFWTEEGYRFSWRVMLMEKAGTATFYVKDTRTGKEGVVNNREFLNEHQEKQMAMQPDMILQFAHFLGKYYEKKGVYKPEVRAEVYVTLNGRPSQLLIDPKVNLMEEKDTFRPKKWILPYPY
- a CDS encoding choice-of-anchor J domain-containing protein — encoded protein: MKKVLSILALLVSLSGWMHAQTVVFSENFNSLTPPNIPTGWVQHNVDGLTPASAVSSLMGSNAWVSTNHSSLVPAPGDLVMISNSWYNPPGTANDWLVTPNITIPNTGTTILSWKARAYDPNYPDGYLVKVITSGTDPSNYVTTTIATITAENTTWTERSANLNAWAGQTIRIAFQNNSNDMYLLGLNDVAVVQPAASDAQIVSVDVPKYVSTGTFDIQGVLKNLSVSNLTSATIYYSVNSGTPVPMNLTSINLAYGATYNFTHSTPLNITSPGTYNIKVWASALSTGPDVNPSNDTATAQMAAVSSVPVKRAILFEGTGAWCQFCPDGAVIMEQVLNTYPNAIGIAVHNGDGMAFTDGNTINSAFATGYPYGTVDHYKFPTDGPGLSRSVWMSRMGTRLNHIVPAEISGSHTYNPSTRQLNVTVTATFRAAVTGDFRLNCYVIQDSVIGPNNSQYNQANYYNTVAGHPYYGAGNPIVGFAHRHVLRACLGGPWGTAGSIPSTTADGGVYTQNYTYTIPNNYGAVAADVNKMYVVYAIQEYSSNVNARPVHNALQQKINVPTSVEPVLLDLQNTEVNVYPNPFVGQTHVQFNLAKQENVSIRILDLTGKEVGFYNQGTMDAGSYTITLDASGLAAGMYLMNINIGNQVITKKIEIQ